Genomic window (Gelria sp. Kuro-4):
CCAGGGGTGCTTTACCCCCGGCACGGTAAAGTGCACCCACGGCACCGGTACCTTCCTGGACATGAACATCGGCGCTAAACCCGTTATCTCCAGTTACGGTCTCAACAGCCTCATCGCCTGGCGCATCAAGGGGCAGACCACCTTTGGCCTGGAAGGGTACGCCAACGTCACCGGCTCAGCCATCCAGTGGCTGCGCGACGGCCTGGAAATCATCACAAAGTCCGCCGAGACGGAGGCAATCGCCACCTCTGTTCCTTCCAGCGAAGGGGTGTACTTTGTGCTCGGCCACACCGGTGTAGGGGCGCCTTACTGGGATCCCTTTGCCCGCGGCCTCATCATTGGCATTACCCGCGGCACCAAGCGGGCACACATCGTCCGCGCCACCCTGGAGGCCATCGTTTACCACACCAAGGACATCCTCGAGGCCATGCGCAAGGAGTCGGGCGTGAACATCACCTCTGTGAAAGTTGACGGCGGCGCGGCGGCCAACAACTTCCTTCTCCAGTTCCAGGCTGACATGCTGGACGCCGAAGTGGAGCGGCCGCGTTCGGTGGAGGCCACCAGCCTGGGCGCTGCCTTCCTGGCCGGACTGGCGGCGGGGGTCTGGCAGTCGCAGCAGGAACTTTTGGCCATCCGGGAGATCGACCGCGTCTTTTATCCGCAGATGCCGGCCGAGGAGCGGGAGCGCCTTTACGCCGACTGGGTGCGGGCGGTGGAGCGCTCCCTGGGTTGGGCCAAACACTGAACACTCGTGAGCGGAGCGCAGGGCCTGCCGGGTATTCCGGCGGGCCCTCCTGTCTGACGGCCGCCGGCACAGGCAGCATTGCGGGTTTGGCCGAGCGCGGCCCTGGCACGGCCCTTCGCCGCTGCCTGGGGCCTGCAAGGGCCGTCGCCGCCGGCTCTTGCTGTTGACAGCGAAGGTCACGAATAGTATAATTGAAAACAAATTGGTGGATGCGTCTTGCCGGAACAGGGGAGGTGAGGACTGTGCCGAGCTATGAGTTCATCTGCCGGGAGTGCGGCGAGAACTTCACTACCATTGTTCCCTACAGCCAGAAGAAGGAAGTCCGCTGTCCCAAGTGCGGCAGCCAGGACCTGAAAGAAGTTTTTGGCCTTGGCTTTGTGGGCGGAGGTGACGGCGGCGGCGCCGCTGCACCGAGTTGTTCCTTTGGCTGAGGGGGCAGGTGAGGACCGGTGGTTCTCATGCAAGCTGGCACCCGGGCGTTACCCGGGTAATTCTTTTAAGGAGGAATAGCCGTGGCCGCCAAACGCGTTGCGGTGGTAAACGAGGCACGCTGTGACCGTTCACCCTTTTGCCCGGCCCGCCAGAGCTGTCCGGCCGGGGCGCTCCGCCAGGAACGCCTGGGCCTGTTTCGCGTCTCTGCACCTAAGGTCGATCCCGACCTGTGCACCGGGTGCGGCAGCTGCACCCGCGTTTGCCCGCACGGTGCCATCACTGTGGTCGCGCGCTAGAAAACCAAGCCGGTTCAAGCGAACCGGTTTTTTGTTGGGCGGAGGAAGGAAGCCGGGGCGAAGGCAGCGAAAATAGATACAGGTGAAGAACGGAAGAACGGGCCCGGCAGGAGAACGTGGAGCTGACGAAGGGGGACGCAATATGTCGGAAGATTTGCGGGTTTTGGCCATCAACCCGGGCTCGACCAGCACCAAGATCGCCGTCTTCGCGGGCGATAGGCTGCTCCTGGAGTCCAAGGTGGAGCACCGGCCAGAGGAGCTGAAGGGGTTCAAGAAAGCCACCGACCAGTACGAGTACCGGCTGAACGTCCTGCGCCGGGCCCTGGCGGCGGCGGGGATCGACCTTAAAACACTGGCGGCCGTGGTGGGCCGGGGCGGGCTGCTCAAGCCTTTAGCCGGCGGCACGTACCGGGTGAATGCGCAGATGGTGGACGACCTCATCAACCGTCCCGGGGCGGACCACGCCTCGAACCTGGGGGCGGTGATCGCGTATCACCTGGGCCAGGAGCTGGGCATTCCGGCGTTTATCGTCGACCCGGTGGTGGTGGATGAATACGAAGAGGTGGCGCGCATCTCGGGCCACCCGGCCATCGAGCGCCTCAGCCGTTCGCATGCTCTTAACATGAAGGCGGTGGCCCGCAAGGTGGCGGCCGATCTGGGCCGCTCCTACCAGGATGTCACTTTGGTGGTGGCGCACCTGGGCAGTGGTTTTTCGATAAGCGTGCACCGCGAGGGCCGCATGATCGACACCACCAACGCCAACGACGAGGGCCCTCTTTCCATTGAGCGCGCCGGCGACCTGCCGACGACGCAGCTGGTGGCCTTCTGCTACGAGAAGTTCCGGCAGGGGCTGAGCGCTGAAGACGTCCAGGGGATTCTCACCAAGGAGTCAGGTCTTTACGCCTACCTGGGCATTAAAGACCTGCGCGAGGCGGAGCGGCGGGCTGCTGCCGGCGACGCCCGGGCGGCCCGGGTGCTGGACGCCATGGTCTACCAGGTGGCGAAGGCCATCGGCGCCATGGCCACGGTGGTGGAAGGCAGGGTGGACCGGGTGGTGCTCACCGGAGGGGTGGCCCACTCAGAGCGCATCACGGCCGGCGTGCGGCGGCGCGTGGAGTTCATCGCCCCGGTGGTGGTGGTACCGGGCGAGGAGGAACTGCCGGCGCTGGCGCAGGGCGCGCTGCGGGTGCTGCGGGGCGAGGAAACAGCCCAGGAGTACGCATAGGTGGTAAAGGCGCACCTTACCCGCCGCTGAAGCGGGGAAAGAGGAAGAACCGAGGAAGCAGGCGCAGGAGAGAGGGCTCTCTCCCGGCGCCTGCTTTTTGCTTGGAGGTATACTTGCGCGCTGCAGCGGAAAACCTGATGACACAAGGGGGGAGGCAGTGTGCAGCAGTGGGACTGGCGGCGGCGGGAGAACTGGCACCCAGGGTGGTGGCTAGTGGTGGGGGTGGTGTTCACCCTGGTGCTGGCCGTAGGGACCCACAGCCTGCTTTTGCCGCGCGGTTATTACAAATATGGTCCGGACCCGCTGGCTATCCGCGAGCACTGCGACGAATTAAAGGCTGCCGTGGAGGAATACATTAAAACAAAGCCCGGCACCTTCGGTGTGTATTTTTGGGACCTTAAAAGCGGCGGCCATTTCGGCATCAACGAGACGGTGGCCCTGCCGGCGGCGAGCTCCATCAAGGTGGCTGTTGCCCTTTATCTTTACAGCCTGGCGGCGGAGGGCCGGCTCAGCCTGGACGAGCGCATGGCCTATAATCCCGATCTCGATTACGAGGGCGGTGCCGGGACCCTGCAGTTCACGGCTGCTCCCGGTCAAACCTTTACCCTGCGCGAGCTGGCCCAGGTGATGATCCGGGTCAGCGACAACATCGCCTGGCACATGCTGACACGCCGTCTGGGCAAAGAAAACCTGAAGGCCTTTATGCGCAGCCTGGGCGGGAAAACCGTGTACCCCGAGGACAAGAATTTCTCTACGGCGGAAGACCTCAGCACCTACATGCGCGCAACGCTCGACTTCGCGCAGAAAAACCCTGAGCTGGGCGGTCTCCTCATCGACGACCTTACCCACAGCATCTACAAAGACGGCCTCCCGGCCCTGCTGCCCGAGGATGTTACGGTGGGCCACAAGGTAGGGGCGCTGCCGGCGGTGGCCAACGATACGGGCATTGTTTTTTTGCCGGACCGTCCCTACATCCTCACGGTAATGACCAAGGACGTGGGCGCGAGCGAAAATCCAGGCTTTGCGGCCATCGGGGAAATCTCGCGCCTGATATACGATTACCGCGTCCGCCAGCGCCAGGGCGGGGCCGTGGCCGGCCAGTGACGAAAGGAGAGGCCCCTGTGCCCTTCCTGGCCCCCGCAGGTGCCCCGGGCGGAGGCGAGAAGCAGGTGGCGGCGGCCCTTACGGCCGGCGCGGCTTCAGGCAGAAGTGTACCCCTTAAGAGTCCCACCGGCGCGGGAGACGAGAGCGCGTAGAAAAGCTGCAGGTTAAGCCCGCAGCCTTTTCTTGATTTCCTCCCAGTCTTCCTTGTCCAGTTTCTCCTTCGCCTGGGGGTAAAGCTCGTCAGCCTCATGCTTTAAGTGGGACGGCAGGAGGCGTACGATCTTAACCACCGCGGCGGCGATGTCGGCGGGCGATTCTTCTTTCACCCCCCGGATGAAGCTGTTAAAGGCCTGGTAGATTTCTCGGTGTTCTTTAAGGAGCGTCGGGATGAGGTCGTTTTTGCCCAGCGCGGCCCCCAGCACCGGGAAGAAGGCTGCTTCCTCGTTGGCCAGGTGGTTGATGGCCTTATCGGCCAAGAACTTGGCCACCTCACCCAGAAGGGGGCCGTACTTGGGGAGAGTCTCTTCCGTCAGCTCTTCCGAAATATCCCCAAGCTTTTTCACCATCTTCAGCATTTCCCGGCTGTTCTCCAGCAGGGTTTCCAGTACCTCCACAACGTAGCCTCCTCAGCGCTTTTTCTGCCCCTAGTATGCCCTGAGCGGCAGGAAAACCCGGTGCGGTAGCCAATTCTTTTCCAGAAGAAAGCGTGGGAGGAGAAAAACTATGCGTGTCGTGATAGCACCCGATTCATTCAAGGGGAGCCTCAGCGCCTGGGAAGCCGCCGAGGCCATGGCCGCTGGCGTGCGGCGCCTGTGGCCGCAGGCGGAGACGGTGCTGGTCCCCATGGCGGATGGGGGCGAAGGCACCACGGAGGCGCTGGTGCGCGCCACCGGCGGTAGGTTGCAGGAGAAAACTGTCACGGGCCCGCTGGGCGAGCCGGTACGGGCCGGCTTCGGTATCCTGGGCGACGGTGAGACGGGAGTTATCGAGATGGCGGCGGCGGCCGGGCTGTACCTGGTCCCCGAGGAGCGGCGCGACCCGCGCGTTACCACCACCTACGGCGTGGGCGAGCTGATCCGCGCGGCCCTGGACGCCGGTTGCCGCCGCCTGGTGGTGGGCATCGGCGGCAGCGCCACCAACGACGGCGGTGTCGGTATGGCCCAGGCGCTGGGCGCCCGCTTCACTGATGCTGCCGGCCGGGAGATCGGCCGGGGCGGCGGCAGCCTCGGGGAGCTGGCGCACATCGACCTTACGGGCCTGGATCCCCGGCTTAAGGCCGTGGCGGTGCGCGTGGCCTGTGACGTGGACAATCCGCTCTGCGGCCCGCGCGGGGCGGCGGCCGTCTACGGCCCGCAAAAGGGCGCCACGCCGGAAATGGTGGCCACGCTGGATGCCAACCTGAGCCACCTGGCAAAGGTTATCGCGCAGGACCTGGGGCGGAGCGTGGCCGACATCCCCGGCGCGGGCGCGGCGGGCGGGCTCGGGGCGGGGCTGATCGCTTTTTTGGACGCCAGCCTCATGGCGGGTGTGGAGATGGTGATTCAGGCCGTCAACCTGCCGGCGCGCGTGGCGGGGGCCGACCTGGTGCTCACGGGCGAAGGCAAGATCGATGCCCAGACGGCCTTCGGGAAAACACCCGCCGGGGTAGCGCGGGTGGCCAAAGCGGCGGGGCTGCCTGTAATCGCCGTCGCCGGTGGAATTGGGGATGACGTGGAACCGGTTTACAGCTGCGGCATCGACGCTTTGTACCCGCTGACGCCGTATCCGCTCGCGCTCGGTGAAGCCATGCGGCGGGGCGGCGAACTGCTCGCGCTGGCCACCGAGCGCGCCCTGCGGCTCGTTGCGGTAGGGAGGAAACTGGGCTAGCTAGTAATGGTAGATCACGCCGTACCCGCCCGGCGGGTAGTGCCAGACGATGTTACCGCTGGGGCAGACGAAGGGGCAGGCCAGGCACTCGATGCAGCGCCGGTAGTCCACCGTAAGCCGCTCCGCCTGCCAGGCGTAGACGCCGCTGGGGCAAAAGGCTACGCAGGCGCGGTCCCGACAGCGCCCGCAGCCCTGCGGGTCTTTAAGGGCGATGTGGGACCGGTGGGCCACCTTGATGGTGGTGTGCTGGAGTGGGTCGCCGTCCGCGTGCAGTTAAAACACCCCCCAGTTGTTCAAACCGGCCCACAGGTCCCGCAGAGTTTTACCCGGGGCCTGCATGGACTTCAGCTTGATCATAATGCGCTGCAGCTTTTCCTGGTGCGTCCTCAGGTCCATGCGGAAAAACTCGCTCAGGGCGTCGTTCAAGGCCTTGGTGATGAGCAGGTCGGCGTCGCTGTGCTGCTGATAATAAACATGCGTGTTGCGGGCTGCTTTGATGTCGGCCAGAAAGAAGCTGCTTTTGATGCGACGGTCATAGGCCGAGAGGATCCCGGCGCTGAAGTCCTGCTTGGCGTGGGCCTGCACGACAGTCTCACCCGCGTACTGGCCGGTGAGAAGCGCCAGGTCGGAGCCGCGGCGTCCGCTGACCATCACCGCGGCGTCGCCGGCCACCAGGAGGCCGGCGGTGGAAAGCTGCGGTATGGCGCTGAACCCGCCCTTGGGAATCACATGGGCCTGGTACTCGAGCGGCTCGGCCCCGGCCAAAAGCCGTCGCACCAGCGGGTGGGACTTGAAACGGGTGAGAAGTTGGTACGGGCTGTAACCGGCGTCTTTTAGTTGGTTGAGGTATCCGCCCACCACCACGGCCAGCGAGTCCCGGTTGGTCCAGATGCCGCCCTTGCCGATGATGCCGCCTGCCGGGTAACCCACAAAGCCCAAGTTCGCCCCCTCGCCGGGTTCCAGTTCAAAACGCTCCTCGATCTTTTCCGCCGGCAGTGCCAGCACCTCGCGCGCGTACAGGGTGAGTTGATCCGGCCGGATGGGCCGGCGCAGGCCGGCCTTCTGGGCGAGAAAGGCCGCTACCCCTTCTGCCAGGACCACAGCGTTGGCTTCGACTGCCGTGCCGTCTTCCAGTACCACCCCGGCGGCACGGCGGCCGGTAAGCCCCTCCCGGCGCCAGAGGATGTCCCGCACGAGGGTGGCGGTATGCAGCGCGGCTCCGGCTGCGACCGCCTCCTGAGCAAACCAGCGGTCGAACTCGGGGCGGAGCACGGTGAATTTGTTGTACGGTGGGCGGCCAAACTTAAGGGAGGTGAAGCCCAGCTTCACCGCCGAGGTATCATCCAAGAACCACAGCTCTTCGCTTACCACCGGGCGCTCGAGCGGCGCCCTTTCCCAAAAGGCCGGGATCAGCTCCGCCGTGGGCAGCCGGTAGATCGTTCCGCCGAACATGTTCTTGGTACCGGGTGACGGGCCGCGCTCAAAGAGGCCCACTTTGAGATTGTTGCGCGCCAGCATGAGTGCGGCCGCCGCACCGGCCGGTCCGGCGCCCACCACTACGGCATCGTAGCTTGGGGACATGGCGTTCACCTCAGTGTTAGTCTAACTGGCGCGCGGGGGCTTTATTCCCGTGTACAGGGACGGGTGCAGCGGGCGCTTAAACGAGGGGAAGGACCATGGCGCAGAAAAAAATAAGTCCCGGCTGGGACCTTATTGCCCTGGTGGCTCTGCTGCTGGTACTCTTTGTTTGCCGCAGCGGTTGGCGGAACGCCGTTACCACCAAGACCCTGGCTTATTACCTTGCGCGCCGGGGGAGCCTGGCGCCCTGGGTTTTTCTGGGCGCTTGCCTGGTGCGGCCTTTCGTCCTCATTCCCAGTTCAGTGTTCGCCCTGGCGGCGGGGCTGGTTTTCGGCGCGTGGCGCGGTTTCGGCTACGCCTGGCTCGGTACCTGGCTGGGGGCTTTTGCGGCCTACGCTGCAAGCAACTGGCTGGCGCACGGCCTGGTGGAGCGCCTGCTGCCGCGCCGCTGGCAGGGTCTCTTGGCGGAGTTCACCGACATCCGCTGGCAAAGGTTGCTCGCCCTGCGCTTTACCCCGGTCTTACCCTTTGACGCCGTCAACTATGCCGCCGGGTTAAGCGGGGTTGCCCCCGGTCCCTACCTCTTGGCCACGGCCGTCGGCATCGTGCCCGGTGTCCTGCTCTATTCTTACCTGGGGAGTCGGCTCCGCGCGGCTCCCGGCTGCGGAAACGTAGCTCCCTTCATCCTTTATTTCCTGGTCCTGGCCGCCGGCTTTCTTTGGGCCTGGCGGGGGGAGCGGGGGCAGAGACGTCACTGACGCCCTTCAAAGCCGCGCCGGTGCAGGCCAATGCGCCTCAGTGCCAGGGAAAGGGGCAGGGCGATCACGATGCTGCCGCCCGCCTGCAGGCCGTTACCCGGCAGCTCCACCAGCGCGGCGGGCAGCCCGTAGAGGAGCACCTCGGCCGCGAAGTAGCCGGCAGCCATGAGAAGCCCGCCCAGCACCAGACCCAGTACGGCCGGTCCCAACCGGCCGTCGCTGCTGAAGGGCGGGTGGCCCGCCCGGCCGGCCACGAATCCTTCCAGGCCTTTGATAAAAAAGGTGAAGGGCGCCCAGTGCGGGTACCCGCCCAGCACGTCGGCCAGCGCCGAGCCGATGCTCCCGGCCCAAAAGGCGCTGGAGGGGCCCCAGAGCAGAGCGGCGGCAAAGATGAAGGTATCGCCCAGGTTGATAAAGCCGTTGGTGGCCGGCACCGGCACCTTAAAGACGACGGTGGACATGGTCACCAGGGCGGCAAAGAGCGCCGTGAAGGCAAAAGAGTGAAGCGTCGGCTTGGACCTCACTTTTGCACCTCTCTTCTTTTAGGCTCAGCCTTTCCTCAGCGGCTCAGCGCTACACAGCCGCACAGTCCTTCACCGTCCAGGTAGACATCGAAAAGCCCGCTGTAAACGCGCACCGCCGGGTGGCCGGTGGGTTCGGCCGGGTGGTTTTGAAACCAGGCCGCGTTAAAGACGTTGGTAGCAATGGTATCGAAGACGGGGAGGTACAGAATCCCGTCCACCTCCAGGTCCGCGAAGAAGTGAGTGCCGTAGGAAAGCTCCGGCACAAAGTTCGCCTGGCGGATGCCGAGTTCCACCAGAAGCCCCGTGTTCGAGATCTCACTGTAATTCACCGGTACGCCCAGCTCCGGGCTGGTGGACCCCCAGCGGCCCGGTCCCACCAGGATGTAGCGCTCGCCTTCCAAGCGCCGGTTAACCCGCCCCACCTCCCGGGCCACGGCATACTTATCGGGCGCCTCCTGGTAAATGTACGGGTCCACATACACCAGGTGTTTTACCCCGAGGAGCGTGCCGTTGGTGAGCATGCGGTCGCCTTTTAGGAGCACGTGGTCCGCCGGCAGATGGGGCGGGATATGCACGGAACGGTACTCTTCGTAACTTGAGAGCGGCCGCACCTGCACCAGGGTGAAAACCTTGTCTTCCGCCTCATAGGTGAATTCGATGTCCACCGGCACGCCCATTTCTTCCTCCAGGGTGGCGAAGAGGGCGTGCATGACGCTGAAAAGCTCCGGGTGATAGCGGGGAAAGTTCCGGAAGGTAAAAACGATCTTGTCTCCCGGGCCGAGGTTGGGGAGGAAGGCGCCCAGGTCACGAATCTCGTTGCTGCCGGCCAGGTACACCTGTGCATACTGGTGGAAGCCGGGGTGGTAATCGAGCGCGCTCAGGCGGTGATTGATGTTGAACACCTGCACCTGGCCCGTGGCCAGATCCACGGAATCGAAACGCTCCTGGGAGTACTTGGCGATCTCGCGCGGGTTGTGGCCTTCAGGACGCAGGTTCAGGTTGGTGAGGGAAAAAGTGCGGGCATACTCGCGGCCGACGCAGCGCGTTCCCAGCCCGAACACCAGGCGTACCACGCCGTCCTCTTTCTTAATGCGCTCCGTCCAGCGCCGATAATTTTTGGAAAAGCCAACACCGGCCGTCTCCGGGTAAAAGTAACCGCCACGTTCTTTCCCGATGAGCCGTTGGATGAGCACCGCCATCTTGTCGCCCCGCAGGCCGTGCTT
Coding sequences:
- a CDS encoding glycerate kinase, which codes for MRVVIAPDSFKGSLSAWEAAEAMAAGVRRLWPQAETVLVPMADGGEGTTEALVRATGGRLQEKTVTGPLGEPVRAGFGILGDGETGVIEMAAAAGLYLVPEERRDPRVTTTYGVGELIRAALDAGCRRLVVGIGGSATNDGGVGMAQALGARFTDAAGREIGRGGGSLGELAHIDLTGLDPRLKAVAVRVACDVDNPLCGPRGAAAVYGPQKGATPEMVATLDANLSHLAKVIAQDLGRSVADIPGAGAAGGLGAGLIAFLDASLMAGVEMVIQAVNLPARVAGADLVLTGEGKIDAQTAFGKTPAGVARVAKAAGLPVIAVAGGIGDDVEPVYSCGIDALYPLTPYPLALGEAMRRGGELLALATERALRLVAVGRKLG
- the buk gene encoding butyrate kinase, which translates into the protein MRVLAINPGSTSTKIAVFAGDRLLLESKVEHRPEELKGFKKATDQYEYRLNVLRRALAAAGIDLKTLAAVVGRGGLLKPLAGGTYRVNAQMVDDLINRPGADHASNLGAVIAYHLGQELGIPAFIVDPVVVDEYEEVARISGHPAIERLSRSHALNMKAVARKVAADLGRSYQDVTLVVAHLGSGFSISVHREGRMIDTTNANDEGPLSIERAGDLPTTQLVAFCYEKFRQGLSAEDVQGILTKESGLYAYLGIKDLREAERRAAAGDARAARVLDAMVYQVAKAIGAMATVVEGRVDRVVLTGGVAHSERITAGVRRRVEFIAPVVVVPGEEELPALAQGALRVLRGEETAQEYA
- a CDS encoding TVP38/TMEM64 family protein, which gives rise to MAQKKISPGWDLIALVALLLVLFVCRSGWRNAVTTKTLAYYLARRGSLAPWVFLGACLVRPFVLIPSSVFALAAGLVFGAWRGFGYAWLGTWLGAFAAYAASNWLAHGLVERLLPRRWQGLLAEFTDIRWQRLLALRFTPVLPFDAVNYAAGLSGVAPGPYLLATAVGIVPGVLLYSYLGSRLRAAPGCGNVAPFILYFLVLAAGFLWAWRGERGQRRH
- a CDS encoding ECF transporter S component, translating into MRSKPTLHSFAFTALFAALVTMSTVVFKVPVPATNGFINLGDTFIFAAALLWGPSSAFWAGSIGSALADVLGGYPHWAPFTFFIKGLEGFVAGRAGHPPFSSDGRLGPAVLGLVLGGLLMAAGYFAAEVLLYGLPAALVELPGNGLQAGGSIVIALPLSLALRRIGLHRRGFEGRQ
- a CDS encoding ferredoxin family protein — encoded protein: MAHRSHIALKDPQGCGRCRDRACVAFCPSGVYAWQAERLTVDYRRCIECLACPFVCPSGNIVWHYPPGGYGVIYHY
- a CDS encoding ATP-binding protein; the protein is MAAKRVAVVNEARCDRSPFCPARQSCPAGALRQERLGLFRVSAPKVDPDLCTGCGSCTRVCPHGAITVVAR
- a CDS encoding PEP/pyruvate-binding domain-containing protein, which produces MPDASKITQFLAFDPLDNPLYRSQTIGTGKIGGKARGLLFAREVLAHRRDPALAQVAIPESYFIATGVFDEFVSANGLQVLAESGRDYSEIEAAFERGAFAPWFREALAALLEKLPCPLAVRSSSQLEDNLKYSFAGKYLTTFVSGSGDPESRLLALEAAIKRVYASVYSPSAAEYRRKHGLRGDKMAVLIQRLIGKERGGYFYPETAGVGFSKNYRRWTERIKKEDGVVRLVFGLGTRCVGREYARTFSLTNLNLRPEGHNPREIAKYSQERFDSVDLATGQVQVFNINHRLSALDYHPGFHQYAQVYLAGSNEIRDLGAFLPNLGPGDKIVFTFRNFPRYHPELFSVMHALFATLEEEMGVPVDIEFTYEAEDKVFTLVQVRPLSSYEEYRSVHIPPHLPADHVLLKGDRMLTNGTLLGVKHLVYVDPYIYQEAPDKYAVAREVGRVNRRLEGERYILVGPGRWGSTSPELGVPVNYSEISNTGLLVELGIRQANFVPELSYGTHFFADLEVDGILYLPVFDTIATNVFNAAWFQNHPAEPTGHPAVRVYSGLFDVYLDGEGLCGCVALSR
- a CDS encoding serine hydrolase: MQQWDWRRRENWHPGWWLVVGVVFTLVLAVGTHSLLLPRGYYKYGPDPLAIREHCDELKAAVEEYIKTKPGTFGVYFWDLKSGGHFGINETVALPAASSIKVAVALYLYSLAAEGRLSLDERMAYNPDLDYEGGAGTLQFTAAPGQTFTLRELAQVMIRVSDNIAWHMLTRRLGKENLKAFMRSLGGKTVYPEDKNFSTAEDLSTYMRATLDFAQKNPELGGLLIDDLTHSIYKDGLPALLPEDVTVGHKVGALPAVANDTGIVFLPDRPYILTVMTKDVGASENPGFAAIGEISRLIYDYRVRQRQGGAVAGQ
- a CDS encoding NAD(P)-binding protein, coding for MSPSYDAVVVGAGPAGAAAALMLARNNLKVGLFERGPSPGTKNMFGGTIYRLPTAELIPAFWERAPLERPVVSEELWFLDDTSAVKLGFTSLKFGRPPYNKFTVLRPEFDRWFAQEAVAAGAALHTATLVRDILWRREGLTGRRAAGVVLEDGTAVEANAVVLAEGVAAFLAQKAGLRRPIRPDQLTLYAREVLALPAEKIEERFELEPGEGANLGFVGYPAGGIIGKGGIWTNRDSLAVVVGGYLNQLKDAGYSPYQLLTRFKSHPLVRRLLAGAEPLEYQAHVIPKGGFSAIPQLSTAGLLVAGDAAVMVSGRRGSDLALLTGQYAGETVVQAHAKQDFSAGILSAYDRRIKSSFFLADIKAARNTHVYYQQHSDADLLITKALNDALSEFFRMDLRTHQEKLQRIMIKLKSMQAPGKTLRDLWAGLNNWGVF
- a CDS encoding zinc ribbon domain-containing protein, producing the protein MPSYEFICRECGENFTTIVPYSQKKEVRCPKCGSQDLKEVFGLGFVGGGDGGGAAAPSCSFG
- a CDS encoding hemerythrin domain-containing protein, yielding MEVLETLLENSREMLKMVKKLGDISEELTEETLPKYGPLLGEVAKFLADKAINHLANEEAAFFPVLGAALGKNDLIPTLLKEHREIYQAFNSFIRGVKEESPADIAAAVVKIVRLLPSHLKHEADELYPQAKEKLDKEDWEEIKKRLRA